The Vespa velutina chromosome 15, iVesVel2.1, whole genome shotgun sequence DNA window GTTCAACTTCCCTTTAAGATTTCGAGAAAGATCTTTATCTCGAACTACCAGTTAAAAATTTCTGCATTTTTCTGTCATAAGAATACGAAAGTCACTGACAACATGATCCGTTTGTTTGAACTCGGTTAATTGACGAAAGATAACAAGTTCTTGTTTCATCGAAAGCAAGGATACGTCATGAACCGCTACCTTTTTTATGGCTTCTTTCTGATATACGTCAGAATAAATATCTTGAATTATTAAGTCATTTTGATAACGAATGTGATCTTCATCTTCGCGTAAAAGAAGGCGAAGGTGAAGAAGAGTTCTTCTCTTTGTACTGAACGTAAGTATATCTCgagggaataaaataaaaaatatcaatgaacgACATAATTAATCTATAAATGATCATTTTATCTATCATTTGTGCATTGTTATCGCCGTTcacttcttcattttcttcgagattttctttctcgtttcggAAAATGAAATgtacgtttttctttccttattttcttttctctctttctttttctttctcttttctttcccccccccccccccccccctgaAAACAATCGCACATAAATGATTATTCATTGTGAAGAGCAAGTAATTCCTATTGTCAAGTCACCGAATGTCTTTCGAGCTTCGCAAGAtcgacgaaatattttttgcgaAGCTTAAGGTAAGCAAACATTTTTAAGCGCAATAACCGTGAAAAATTgctaaaaaataaagttgacGTTCATCACTTAACTTCATGACTTATCTGATCGGTTATTGTTAAAAACAGATCAAAAAGCTTTCCTCGACAATATATCTCTGATCTAGACTGCTTTAAATTGATCGTCGCTTAATCACTTATTTTAACTGGACTGAATCACTTATTTTAACGCAACATGTTTTGTATGTATGACAATTGTACAATGtttcaaaaatcttttatagTTCTTCAGATGTTTTTACCAATAAAGTTGGACATTCTCATAGatcgttccttctctctttttctctctttcaaggaACATTTGTTGATTTCATATAATCCAATTTAGCGCGTTGACAAGTTTACTTTGAATCCAATTTGGGAATGTCAATCtgatcgataaaatcgaagaagaaggaagaagaagtatcGATATTTCTGATCCTTATCGCAATCGGGTCGGTTGTTGATCCAAACGAATCGCAAATGAAATGAGTTAGTCAGCGAGTACAATACCACTCTATACGATCGAACATCGCGCAATTGATCGATCTCTTTTCGAAGTGAATTACATCACTAAGAAAGCGTCAAAATATATTCATGGAAAGTCTAGAAATAAGATTTGAAAGAGAATCGTGGTATTTAACTCGTCCaagatattttatctttgatcACTCAggttatatctttttaataggATACTATTTCAAGCCGATAGACTGTTCGAttgtaaaaagattataagaGATTAGTCGACAATTTGAAAATGGAGTAGGGATTGTTTgagaaatcattatttttatttatgataccGTCGTATCAGAGCACTCAACGAGCGTTATAAATCGATCATTAAGTTCTTCTCACCGTTCTGAAGAAACAACAAAACTAATAAGATCCGATTTTGTTGGCACACgatccgtaaaaaaaaaaagggatctCTGCCAAATGTTCGGTCAGCGTAACGCCTTCGTTCAACGCTTTTATAACGAactaatttaataaacatttaagtTCTTCCatctaattatctttattctttttcacgtttctttaactctttgaaaatgattggtgaaaaaaaatacagtgGCTTAATCTCTTCCGTCaacgaaacagaaagaaaataaggaaagtaaaatgaaGGATCTTCAACAATACCGTCAGCTAATACTGATAAGTGTACTCGCACTCGTACGATATGGATGAGagatttttcatcgataactCCGTAGCGATAGTTAATAATCCAAAACTGGCGCTTCGCCCGAGAGCAGAatgtttcgaaataataaaagacgtTGAACGCGAGCGACAACATCTGCAAACGACGCCATCATTTTAATTTCCCTCGAGATTTTCTACCGTTTCgcggagaaaaaaggaaaaggggaaaagaaaggaagaaaagggtaGGACGGATTGCCTGAAATTTACCACGTTTCGTAGAGGATTGGGATATTGTTTCGAATGATCCGAAGTATCTTTCCTTGTTAACGTTGTAACAGAGGAGAGTTGAAGAGAAGAAGCCGATATTCTGAGAAATggggaagaaataaatgaaaggaaagatagaacAATCAATCACCAGTAGCTAGCGCTCGTTGTTTTAGGGAAATGACGAACGGTGTGACGATATAAGGGCGACAGAAGGATGATCTGTTTCTGTATCTCTTCTATTTCGTTTGAGTCGAAACGTTAAAGCGTTGGTTAACGTTGGAAAGCTAACATTGGTTTTGATGCCAAACGTAATGGCCAATTCCGACACGAGGCTAGGCGATCGCGACACAACGCGACGCAATGTAACGCAAGGTGACGCCAAGTGACACGTTAATTCACACTATACACCcgcaatttctctctctctctctctctctctctctctctctctccttttatttctctttttctcggaTTGTTATCTTCGAATTTGCAAATCGAAAgtcttcgttttcgtttaaGAGGAGAGATATCGTTCGGTCGCGCCGTGTCTGGACGCCAATCGGATGGCACTGCCGAGTCTCCTTACGTATTCTTACCTTGTAACTCCTTTCGAAAAGTTATGTATGTtagtttatatcgatataggTAAGTCACATTGTAGATTCGCGTGCCAATGCGGTCTTAACCGGTCATTTCCGGATGTTTATTTTTCGTACACATTGGCTAGAAGACTTTGCGAAAGGGAAACTCGTTGGTCAACATCAAGGACATTCGCGTTGCCAAAAATATTAGGGCGACCGTTCGccaaataattttgttttccttttcaacCTATTTGAAAGTATCGAATGAACCATCTAAGGAACAAGTCAATGGTTTCgattaatataagaaatagttttttttttctttcgtttttctttttttttttttttttttttttttttttttttatacaatacgACCTTAACACACACGAATTAGAGTCGATAGagttttgttaattaaattagaacTTGCAATTTGCACTGAacgttgaaaattataataattacgaaacaACGTAAACATTGCGTTTCGTCGAGTCACAACATTCTATGGATGAAATTGTTAAGTAATATTGCAGTTTTCCTTTCCAAATgtgatctattatttttcatatatcgattcgagttttattaatttctaatccCCCGATTTTGAAAACTGTTTGAAAATCTCTTTGAGACTATAGTAATTTAATGTCGTCTTTGTAAAATGgtaatatttcgaatgaaGTCATACGATAACCGCATACCATTAATTGCGTATCGCAATAAGCGTCCCATTTTTTTCACGCGATGTAGTTGTTATCGGAAGGTCGGCTAAGCCTGACTAAGGCTAAGGTACAATgatgaagaaacaaaaaaaaaaaaagaaaaaaaaaacgaatatctGTGAGATAATATATGTCATGTATACTTTCGAAATTTATACTCGAGAAGTAAATTGAATGAGCGCGTTGATTTTGAAGACGTACAAAtgaatatacctatatacctACCTACGTTCTATCGTGATCTACCACGTTGACCTTATTAATGAAACAAACATTCTTATTATCTACACTTTGAACGgtaggaaatagaaaaaattccaTGATAAATAGTATTTTAATCACGTTTCAAAGAACAACATAGTTAAAAcgcgagaaaaaagagaagaggatggGGAAACATGTCGaacttctttgtttttatttctttttttttttcactctatTGTAGAAAATATCCAAATATCTTTAGAATTTGGTTATCTTtgctttttccatttctttctttttcggtgTGAGCAAGCTGAGTATGCCACAcgctaaaaaggaaaattcgaATTGAAGACTGATTACAGTTCTTtagattgattaatattattagcacTCACCGAAAAGTTGTAACCCTACCAATATGATGAGGATCGTGCAATGATTATCGATCAATATTCCGGTTATCAAGTTTCCCATCATTGCGCCTAGCCGACTAGAAAATGAAGCGAGACCGGCTGCTATTGATCTGAAAAGAATcaacaaagagaaatatcgcaattattaactttctctctctctctctctctctctctctcccgtttattatcttttgtaaCGATTGATCTCGGACGATGCGAATGattcttatcgatcgattaacaAAACATTGGTTACAATAGAAACTTCTACACGTGTTTGTTATCGTACATTTttgtttcgatcgaatttgattttcttcgacACATATGATCGATTAGGCGAAGTAAGATAATACTCTATATAATGCTCTATAAATAAACATGCGAaccgagaaaaaaatatacgacgcataattgtatatttgtatCTTTTGATAAAGATCTCGCAAGAGAAATCAATGTTgttagatataaaattgtaaaaataaaaggccACATATTAGACGTGTTAAGGTTGCGTTTAATGTGGTGCATAAGCATTTtagaataatatgaataattaaactTGTCTGTAATACTCATGGCATAAAATACCTTAGATATGATACCTTAAGTGAGTTGGATAGAAGTCGATCAACATACAGGAGACAACGCTGACACAAATTGATGCAATGGATTCGAAGATACAcgagataattaaattttcaacagATGTTTTAACAAGTAAGATACAAAACGATACAAAACTGGCTATTATCGTACCGGCaactaaaacaaaaagaaaggctGACATGATAAATCTAGACCAATAAGTGTTGACTAATCAAAatgtatcataataataaaaaataataaaaaatatctatttagtGAGGAAATAGTGTATCGACGCAAAGTATACTAAAATCAATACGTGTAAAAACAAAGTTAAAGTACATTGATTTGTTTCCATAATCGCATTGACAATGACTTAcctaaaaagaatttatatccTAAACGATTTATGAAGAGAGGTAACGTAAGACCAACAGGGACGCCTGATAATGCTAAAATAAATGCGTATAGGAAGACGCTGCTCTGTATCGGTGTATTGCAACCGAAGGGATCCATATTCGTTACCTAgaaagaatatgtatatacatatatatatatatatatatatatatatatatatatacgtgtgtgcgtgtgtgcggaGAGATTGTAAAAAGATTGATTTTCAAATTGTTCGCTCACCGTTTCGTTGTTCTTTTCAAATGCGACAACGGTGCATACCGTGGCCGATCGATTAGGAAAACGTTCATGAAATTCGGCGTATCTTTGGAAAAGATCAGGTAACCAGAGAAGCAACATGTAGTAAGAAGTCATAATCAAATATGTGACGGAACATACGATGAACGTCCTATGCAAATATGGCTTTCTTACAAGCATCAACGTTTGCAAAAATGTATTCACTATGGTAATCTTCAATGACTTTGGTTTGAtcgtctcttctttctcgtttatctttccttctaaACAAAAGGCCAGTTCTGAAAGCAACTGGTTTCcacaatttttcaaattcgtctattcaaataagaagaaaattgagtATTAAAAATGTGAAACGTTTAATTAGATTTTCAAGAATACTTGACGAAAGTGAACTTAccaaatatttttccaaaggATTCCCCGTATTCTCCGTATACATTTCAGCTAAAACCTTCAACATCTTATTATTTTGTCCAGTCTCAGCAAGATACTTTGGAGTTTCTGGGAAAGATGATAACCAGATTCCAATTGTAAAAGATGGCAAAGAACAAATCATGATGAACAAGTTCCACGAGCGAAAGGAAAACGTGTTagtcttatattttatatccaaCGGGATTGTAGCCCAAGCTACGCCTGAAGACATAAAAAGGAtgttaagaacaaaaaaaaaaaaaaaaaaaaaaaaaaaaaaaaaaaaaaaaaaaaaaaaaacaagaaaaaggaaaagaaataagtgcAACGTGAATTGGAATACTTACACGCTACGATCACCATTCCCATTACCCATGCCATTTCCATCCATGAGAGAAACAAATCGCGCTTCTTAATTGGTTGAAATTCGGCAAGATACGTATAGAGCATCGTTAACTGTCCACATATACTGAAAATTTGTTAATGCAGATAGTCTACGGATGAAATTCTTTATGGCGTACAACGTACGCAGCTCGATGAATTCGTCGATaagttttctcgttttttgtgttttttgaTCATACTAACGCCAGACCGCTGATAAATTTGACTAACACGAAGCCCCAATAATATGGTATCAGTGATGCTAAGAGTTCGGAGCTACCGTGAAGGAAGAGGGATGCCAGGAGAGAAATTCTTCGTCCTTTGGTATCAGCAAGGCAGCCCCAGAAATAAGAACCCGTCAACATACCTGAAAAGAATACATTCATTTATATCTAGAAAGACGCAACTCAGCATGCACAATCAATTGCGcggattttctattttacctAGCATGGTCAATACTATCAGGTGACCTTTGTCTTCCGTTGTCATCTTAAAATCGCACGCCGCCGCTGGTAAAATGAATCCTACATTCATCATGCCAAAGGCAGCGTTCATACAAATAAGAGCAGAAACGGCCAATACTTTGAAAT harbors:
- the LOC124954376 gene encoding synaptic vesicle glycoprotein 2B-like isoform X1, which encodes MSLISEEHGVKDILLRPPSSPPPPPPHHHHHHHRHLTKFKVDIRQTDEIVVQDALNETGFGRFNFKVLAVSALICMNAAFGMMNVGFILPAAACDFKMTTEDKGHLIVLTMLGMLTGSYFWGCLADTKGRRISLLASLFLHGSSELLASLIPYYWGFVLVKFISGLAICGQLTMLYTYLAEFQPIKKRDLFLSWMEMAWVMGMVIVACVAWATIPLDIKYKTNTFSFRSWNLFIMICSLPSFTIGIWLSSFPETPKYLAETGQNNKMLKVLAEMYTENTGNPLEKYLTNLKNCGNQLLSELAFCLEGKINEKEETIKPKSLKITIVNTFLQTLMLVRKPYLHRTFIVCSVTYLIMTSYYMLLLWLPDLFQRYAEFHERFPNRSATVCTVVAFEKNNETVTNMDPFGCNTPIQSSVFLYAFILALSGVPVGLTLPLFINRLGYKFFLVAGTIIASFVSFCILLVKTSVENLIISCIFESIASICVSVVSCMLIDFYPTHLRSIAAGLASFSSRLGAMMGNLITGILIDNHCTILIILVGLQLFACGILSLLTPKKKEMEKAKITKF
- the LOC124954376 gene encoding synaptic vesicle glycoprotein 2B-like isoform X7 gives rise to the protein MTTEDKGHLIVLTMLGMLTGSYFWGCLADTKGRRISLLASLFLHGSSELLASLIPYYWGFVLVKFISGLAICGQLTMLYTYLAEFQPIKKRDLFLSWMEMAWVMGMVIVACVAWATIPLDIKYKTNTFSFRSWNLFIMICSLPSFTIGIWLSSFPETPKYLAETGQNNKMLKVLAEMYTENTGNPLEKYLTNLKNCGNQLLSELAFCLEGKINEKEETIKPKSLKITIVNTFLQTLMLVRKPYLHRTFIVCSVTYLIMTSYYMLLLWLPDLFQRYAEFHERFPNRSATVCTVVAFEKNNETVTNMDPFGCNTPIQSSVFLYAFILALSGVPVGLTLPLFINRLGYKFFLVAGTIIASFVSFCILLVKTSVENLIISCIFESIASICVSVVSCMLIDFYPTHLRSIAAGLASFSSRLGAMMGNLITGILIDNHCTILIILVGLQLFACGILSLLTPKKKEMEKAKITKF
- the LOC124954376 gene encoding synaptic vesicle glycoprotein 2B-like isoform X6, giving the protein MNAAFGMMNVGFILPAAACDFKMTTEDKGHLIVLTMLGMLTGSYFWGCLADTKGRRISLLASLFLHGSSELLASLIPYYWGFVLVKFISGLAICGQLTMLYTYLAEFQPIKKRDLFLSWMEMAWVMGMVIVACVAWATIPLDIKYKTNTFSFRSWNLFIMICSLPSFTIGIWLSSFPETPKYLAETGQNNKMLKVLAEMYTENTGNPLEKYLTNLKNCGNQLLSELAFCLEGKINEKEETIKPKSLKITIVNTFLQTLMLVRKPYLHRTFIVCSVTYLIMTSYYMLLLWLPDLFQRYAEFHERFPNRSATVCTVVAFEKNNETVTNMDPFGCNTPIQSSVFLYAFILALSGVPVGLTLPLFINRLGYKFFLVAGTIIASFVSFCILLVKTSVENLIISCIFESIASICVSVVSCMLIDFYPTHLRSIAAGLASFSSRLGAMMGNLITGILIDNHCTILIILVGLQLFACGILSLLTPKKKEMEKAKITKF
- the LOC124954376 gene encoding synaptic vesicle glycoprotein 2B-like isoform X3; this translates as MKNNFVKNIRQTDEIVVQDALNETGFGRFNFKVLAVSALICMNAAFGMMNVGFILPAAACDFKMTTEDKGHLIVLTMLGMLTGSYFWGCLADTKGRRISLLASLFLHGSSELLASLIPYYWGFVLVKFISGLAICGQLTMLYTYLAEFQPIKKRDLFLSWMEMAWVMGMVIVACVAWATIPLDIKYKTNTFSFRSWNLFIMICSLPSFTIGIWLSSFPETPKYLAETGQNNKMLKVLAEMYTENTGNPLEKYLTNLKNCGNQLLSELAFCLEGKINEKEETIKPKSLKITIVNTFLQTLMLVRKPYLHRTFIVCSVTYLIMTSYYMLLLWLPDLFQRYAEFHERFPNRSATVCTVVAFEKNNETVTNMDPFGCNTPIQSSVFLYAFILALSGVPVGLTLPLFINRLGYKFFLVAGTIIASFVSFCILLVKTSVENLIISCIFESIASICVSVVSCMLIDFYPTHLRSIAAGLASFSSRLGAMMGNLITGILIDNHCTILIILVGLQLFACGILSLLTPKKKEMEKAKITKF
- the LOC124954376 gene encoding synaptic vesicle glycoprotein 2B-like isoform X4, with amino-acid sequence MKNNFVKNIRQTDEIVVQDALNETGFILPAAACDFKMTTEDKGHLIVLTMLGMLTGSYFWGCLADTKGRRISLLASLFLHGSSELLASLIPYYWGFVLVKFISGLAICGQLTMLYTYLAEFQPIKKRDLFLSWMEMAWVMGMVIVACVAWATIPLDIKYKTNTFSFRSWNLFIMICSLPSFTIGIWLSSFPETPKYLAETGQNNKMLKVLAEMYTENTGNPLEKYLTNLKNCGNQLLSELAFCLEGKINEKEETIKPKSLKITIVNTFLQTLMLVRKPYLHRTFIVCSVTYLIMTSYYMLLLWLPDLFQRYAEFHERFPNRSATVCTVVAFEKNNETVTNMDPFGCNTPIQSSVFLYAFILALSGVPVGLTLPLFINRLGYKFFLVAGTIIASFVSFCILLVKTSVENLIISCIFESIASICVSVVSCMLIDFYPTHLRSIAAGLASFSSRLGAMMGNLITGILIDNHCTILIILVGLQLFACGILSLLTPKKKEMEKAKITKF
- the LOC124954376 gene encoding synaptic vesicle glycoprotein 2B-like isoform X2 produces the protein MSLISEEHGVKDILLRPPSSPPPPPPHHHHHHHRHLTKFKVDIRQTDEIVVQDALNETGFILPAAACDFKMTTEDKGHLIVLTMLGMLTGSYFWGCLADTKGRRISLLASLFLHGSSELLASLIPYYWGFVLVKFISGLAICGQLTMLYTYLAEFQPIKKRDLFLSWMEMAWVMGMVIVACVAWATIPLDIKYKTNTFSFRSWNLFIMICSLPSFTIGIWLSSFPETPKYLAETGQNNKMLKVLAEMYTENTGNPLEKYLTNLKNCGNQLLSELAFCLEGKINEKEETIKPKSLKITIVNTFLQTLMLVRKPYLHRTFIVCSVTYLIMTSYYMLLLWLPDLFQRYAEFHERFPNRSATVCTVVAFEKNNETVTNMDPFGCNTPIQSSVFLYAFILALSGVPVGLTLPLFINRLGYKFFLVAGTIIASFVSFCILLVKTSVENLIISCIFESIASICVSVVSCMLIDFYPTHLRSIAAGLASFSSRLGAMMGNLITGILIDNHCTILIILVGLQLFACGILSLLTPKKKEMEKAKITKF
- the LOC124954376 gene encoding synaptic vesicle glycoprotein 2A-like isoform X5, producing MSLISEEHGVKDILLRPPSSPPPPPPHHHHHHHRHLTKFKVDIRQTDEIVVQDALNETGFGRFNFKVLAVSALICMNAAFGMMNVGFILPAAACDFKMTTEDKGHLIVLTMLGMLTGSYFWGCLADTKGRRISLLASLFLHGSSELLASLIPYYWGFVLVKFISGLAICGQLTMLYTYLAEFQPIKKRDLFLSWMEMAWVMGMVIVACVAWATIPLDIKYKTNTFSFRSWNLFIMICSLPSFTIGIWLSSFPETPKYLAETGQNNKMLKVLAEMYTENTGNPLEKYLTNLKNCGNQLLSELAFCLEGKINEKEETIKPKSLKITIVNTFLQTLMLVRKPYLHRTFIVCSVTYLIMTSYYMLLLWLPDLFQRYAEFHERFPNRSATVCTVVAFEKNNETVTNMDPFGCNTPIQSSVFLYAFILALSGVPVGLTLPLFINRLGYKFFLVAGTIIASFVSFCILLVKTSVENLIISCIFESIASICVSVVSCMLIDFYPTHLRYHI